CTCCGGACCGATCACCGACCAGGTCAGGAAGGGCTCCTCCAGCGCGTAGCAGAACACCGCCATCTCGCCGGTCGCGGGATCGACCTTGGGGTGCGCGGTGATCCCGGCCGGCAGGGCCCCGCCGAAGGTCTCCGGCCCCACGGTCTCCAGGCCGGGGGTGAGGCGGAACGGGCACCCGGATTCGGCCAGGGCCAGGAGCCGCCCGCCGTGCCGGACGACGTTGATGTCCGGCAGGTCCCGGAAGGTCCCGGCGAGGTCGGGACCGACGTCCGCCTCGCCCGGCACGATCATCGACTCCAAGCCGCCCCACAGGGCCCGCCCCGCCCGCTCCTCCGCGAGGAACGCGGGCGTGCGCACGAACCGGTTCCGGTAGCGGGCCGCGCCCTGCGAGATCCACACGCCGTGCAGCATCCCGTCGCCGTCGATCGGGTACAGGTACGAGCCGATCGGGCTGAACCGCGGATTCGGGCCGTTGCGCAGGTACAGGCCGTCCAGGTCGTCCGGCAGCTCGCCGGTCACGGCCAGGCCCACCTCGTCGACCTCCTCGGTCACCGGGGCGTACCGCCCGGAGAGGTGGGCGACCCGGGTGGGGTCGAAGGACGACCGTGCGGCGTGCGTGGTCATGGCTGCCTCCCGGCGCGCAACCGGGCGGGGCGGGCACCCGCCCGTGCGCCACCCTCCAGTCAAGCCCGGCCACCGGCCCGGGGCAACGCGGCGTGAGCCCCGTCACTTCCCGTGGCGGATGGGACATGCGGGTCGGGGAAAGGGGCAACCGCGGGTGATGCAAGATCACCGCGGGTCCGCCGCGGTGTCGGAACCGGAGGTACAGCGCGTCGTGTCGGAGCAGCAGACGATTCACATCGCCGGAGAATGGCGGCCCGCGATCTCGGGGGCGACCCGGGAAGTCCTCGACCCCGTCGACGCCACCGTGCTCGCCGTGGTCGCCGAGGGCGCCGCCGCGGACACCGACGCGGCCGTCGCCGCCGCCCGGGCCGCGTTCGACGGCGGAAAGTGGCCGCGGACCCCGGTCGCCGAGCGGGCCGCACTGCTGCGCCGCACCGCGGACCTGCTCGACCGCGACCGCGAGCGGATCGGCCTGCTGGAGAGCCGGGACGCGGGCAAGACCCTCGAAGAGGGCCGGGTGGACGTGGACTGCGTGGCCGCGGCCTTCCGCTACTTCGCCGACCTCGCCGCGGGCGGCAGCGCCGGGCGCGTGGTCGACGCGGGCTCGCCGGAGGTGCACAGCGTCGTCGTGCACGAGCCGGTCGGTGTCTGCGCCCTGATCACCCCGTGGAACTATCCGCTGCTCCAGGCCAGTTGGAAGATCGCCCCGGCCCTCGCCGCGGGCAACACCTTCGTGGTCAAGCCGAGCGAGATCACCCCCCTGACCACCGTCGCCCTCATCGAGCTGCTGGTGGAGGCCGGACTGCCGGCCGGCGTGGCGAACCTGGTCACCGGCGCCGGCGACCCGGTCGGCGCCCGCCTCGCCGACCACCCCGGGGTCGACCTCGTCTCCTTCACCGGCGGGCTGACCAGCGGCACCAAGGTCATGCGCGCCGCCGCGGACTCGGTCAAGAAGGTCGCCCTGGAACTGGGCGGCAAGAACCCGAACGTCGTCTTCGCCGACGCCTGCGCCACCGAGGAGGACTTCGACACCGCCGTCGACCAGGCCCTCAACGCCGCGTTCATCCACAGCGGCCAGGTGTGCTCCGCCGGTTCGCGGCTGATCGTCGAGGAACCGCTGCGGGAGCGCTTCGTCGCCGAACTCGCCCGGCGCGCGGACCTGATCCGCCTCGGCCGCGGCACCGACCCCGGCGTCGAGTGCGGCCCGCTGGTCTCCGCCGCCCAACTCGCCCGCACCGAGGAGTACGTGGCCTCCGCCCTGGCGGAGGGGGCGGTGCTGCGCGCGGGCGGCCTGCGGCCCGAGGGCCCCGGCTACTTCTACCGGCCGACCGTCCTCGACGGCTGCCACCGCGGGATGCGCGTCGTACGGGAAGAGGTCTTCGGCCCGGTCCTGACCGTCGAGACCTTCCGCACCGAGGACGAGGCCGTCGCCCTCGCCAACGACACCGAGTACGGACTCGCGGGCGGCGTGTGGACGGCCGACCCGGGACGGGCCCGCCGCGTGGCCGGCCGGCTGCGCCACGGAACCGTCTGGATCAACGACTTCCACCCCTACCTGCCGCAGGCCGAATGGGGCGGCTTCGGCAAGTCCGGCATCGGGCGGGAGCTCGGACCGGCCGGACTGGCCGAGTACCAGGAGGCAAAGCACGTGTACCAGAACCTCGCCCCGCGCCCCGTGCGCTGGTTCGCGGGCTGAAGGGGGACAACCGGATGACCCAGATGAACGAGACGACCACGGACGCGCAGCACCCGCGGTACGGGCAGCACCCGGACCACGCGACCGACCGGGACCGCGCGCCCGCTGCGCCCGCACCCGGCACCAGCCCGGCCGCCGCCGCGCACCAGGAGCCCGGGCCGGCCGCACCCGGCGGATCCGTCACCCTGGAGTACGACTACGTCGTCGTCGGCGGCGGCACCGCCGGCTCGGTGATCGCCTCCCGCCTCACCGAGGACCCCGACGTCACCGTCGCCGTCATCGAGGGCGGCCCCAGCGACGTCGACCGCCCCGACGTGCTCACCCTGCGCCGCTGGATGGGCCTGCTCGGCGGCGAGCTGGACTACGACTACCCCACCACCGAGCAGCCGCGCGGCAATTCGCACATCCGGCACAGCCGGGCCCGCGTCCTCGGCGGCTGCTCCTCCCACAACACCCTCATCGCCTTCAAGCCGCTGCCCTCCGACTGGGACGAGTGGTCGCGGGCGGGCGCCGACGGGTGGCACGCGGCGGCGATGGAACCGTACTTCGACCGCCTCCTCAACCACATCGTTCCGGTGGCCGAGCAGGACCGCAACGCCATCGCCCGCGACTTCGTCGACGCGGCCCGGGCCGCACTCGGCGTCCCCCGGGTCGAGGGCTTCAACCGCAAGCCCTTCCACGAAGGGGCCGGCTTCTTCGACCTCGCCTACCACCCCGAGGACAACAAGCGCTCCTCGGCCTCGGTGGCCTACCTGCACCCGGTGATGGACCGCCGCCCCAACCTCCGGATCCTGCTGGAGACCTGGGCGTACCGCCTCGAACTGGAGGGCACCCGGGCGCGCGGCGTGCACGTACGGGCCCAGGACGGCACCCGCTCCCTGGTCCGGGCCCGCCGCGAGGTGCTGGTCTGCGCCGGCGCGGTCGACACCCCGCGCCTGCTGCTGCACTCCGGAATCGGACCGCGCGGGGCCCTCGAAGCCCTCGGCATCCCCGTCGCCCACGACCTGCCGGGCGTCGGCGAGAACCTGCTCGACCATCCGGAGTCCGTGATCGTCTGGGAGACGGACGGGCCGATACCGGAGAACTCGGCGATGGACAGCGACGCCGGACTCTTCGTGCGCCGCGACCCCGAATCCCCGGGTCCCGACCTGATGTTCCACTTCTACCAGATCCCCTTCACGGACAACCCCGAGCGCCTCGGCTACGAACGGCCCGCGCACGGAGTCTCGTTGACCCCGAACATCCCCAAGCCGCGCAGCCGCGGCCGCCTCTACCTGACCAGCCCGGACCCCGAGGTCAAACCGGCCCTCGACTTCCGGTACTTCACCGACGAGGACGACTACGACGGCCGCACGCTGGTGGACGGCATCAAGCTGGCCCGCGAGATCGCCGCGACCCAGCCCCTCGCCGGCTGGCTCAAGCGCGAGGTCTGTCCCGGACCGGAGGTCACCAGCGACGAGGCGCTGAGCAGCTACGCCCGCTCGGTCGCGCACACCGTCTACCACCCGGCGGGGACCTGCAAGATGGGCGCCGCCGACGACGAGACCGCCGTCGTGGGACCGGACCTCAAGGTCCGCGGCCTCGACGGCATCCGGATCGCGGACGCGTCCGTCTTCCCGACGATGCCCGCGGTCAACCCGATGATCGGAGTGCTCATGGTCGGCGAGAAGGCCGCCGAACTGCTGGGAGGCGAGAACCGGTGAACCCGATGGACGCAGCGACGTGCGAACCGGCGACGACCGGCGCCGAGGCCACCCCCGTCTTCTCCGTCGGTGGCCTGTGGAAGGTGTTCGGCCCGAAGGGCGCCGCGGCCAAGGTCCCCGGCTCCGAGCACGCCGACCTCCCCGCCGCCGAACTGCGCGAGCGCACCGGCTGCACCGCCGCCGTCCGCGACGTCACCTTCGACGTCCGCAAGGGCGAGGTCTTCGTCGTCATGGGCCTCTCCGGCTCCGGCAAGTCCACCCTGGTGCGCTGTCTGACCCGGCTCATCGAGCCCACCGCCGGAACCCTCGCCATCGACGGCGAGGACGTCCTCGCCATGGACGCGGGCCGGCTGCGCTCCCTGCGCCGTCACCGCGCCGCCATGGTCTTCCAGCACTTCGGCCTGCTGCCGCACCGCACCGTCATGGACAACGTCGCCTACGGCCTGGAGATCCAGGGCGTGAGCCGCGCCGAGCGCCGCGCCAGGGCCGCCGACATGGTCGCCAAGGTCGGCCTCGAAGGGCTGGAGGACCGCCGGCCCGGTCAGCTCTCGGGCGGCCAGCAGCAGCGCGTCGGGCTCGCCCGCGCCCTCGCCGCCGACCCCGAAGTCCTGCTGTTCGACGAGCCGTTCAGCGCGCTCGACCCGCTGATCCGGCGCGAGATGCAGGACGAGGTCGCGCGCCTCCATCACGACGAGGGCCGCACCATGGTCTTCATCACCCACGACCTCGCGGAGGCACTGCGCCTCGGCGACCGGATCGCCCTGATGCGCGACGGCCGGATCGTCCAGCTCGGCACCCCCGAGGAGATCGTCGGCTCGCCCGCCGACGACTACGTACGGGACTTCGTCCGCGACGTCCCGCGCGAGCAGGTGCTCACCGTGCGCAGCGCCATGCGGCCCGCCGCCGTCGGGGAGTCCGAGCGCGGCCCGGCGCTCGCCCCCACCACGACCGTGGTCGACGCCATCGAGGCCGTCGCGCGCAGCGGCGGCCCGGCCCGCGTCGTCGAGCGCGGCCGCTGCCTGGGCATCGTCGACGACGCCGCCCTCCTCGCGGTGGTGGCCGGCCTGCCGGCCGCGACCCGGCGGGAGGTGGCCGCGTGAGGCGACGACCCCCCTGTACCGTCCCCGCTCCCGGAGCCGGGAGGTGGGGCGCGTGACCTCGGCCGCTCCCTCCGTACGCGGACCCCACGAGCCCGCGGACCCCCGAGACCGGGACGCGAGCCGTCCCGGCCGCACCTCCCACGGCCGCGCCCCCACCGGACCCGGGTCCGCCACCGCGACCGCGACCGCCGACCGGGCGCAGGCCGAGAGCCGCCCCGGCCGTTCCGGCGCCGCCGACCCGGCCCCTTCCCCGCAGCGCCCGCTGCTCCGCCACCGCGCCGCCCGCAAGCTCCTGCCGCTCGCCGTCGTCGCGGCGGCGCTGGTCCCGCTCGCCCTGCTGTTCCCGGGCGCGGGCAGCTGGCCCGCCCCACTGGCCGTCGACCTCTCCGGACCGCTCGGCAGGGCCGGTGACTGGATCATCGACAACCGCGACAGCCACCCGCTCTTCCTCTACTTCTTCGGCCACGTCAGCAACGCCGTCGTGATCTGCGTCCGCGCCGTGTACAGCGTCCTGCTCGCCGCCGGCTGGCTGGGCGTCACCGCCTTCGCCGGCCTGCTCGCCTGGCGTCTCGCCGGCCTGCGGCTCGCCCTCACCTGCGTCGCCTCGTTCGTGGCCTGCGGACTCCTCGGCATGTGGGTGCCCACCCTGCAGACCCTCGCACTGATGGCCGTCGCGGTCGGCGCGGCCGTCGTCGTCGGCGCGCTCCTCGGGCTCGCCGCCGGCCTCTCCGCGCGCGCCGACCGCGCCCTGCGCCCCGTCCTCGACACCATGCAGGTCCTGCCCGCCTTCGCCTACCTGCTCCCCATGGTGCTGGTCTTCGGCATCGGCGTGCCCGCCGCCGTCCTCGCCACCGTCGTCTACGCGGCCCCGCCCATGGCCCGCCTCACGGCGCTCGGCCTGCGCGAGGCCGACGCCGGAGTGCTGGAGGCCTCCGCCTCGCTCGGCGCCACCGGACGGCAGCGGCTGTTCACCGCACGGCTCCCGCTCGCGCGCCGACAGCTCCTGCTCGGCGTCAACCAGGCCATCATGACCGGCCTGTCCATGGCCGTCATCGCCTCGGTGATCGGGGCCGGCGGCCTCGGCGACCGCGTCTACCAGGCCCTCGCCTCCGTGGACGTCGGCGCCGCGCTCGCCGCGGGCATCCCCATCGTGCTGCTGGCCGTGGTCCTCGACCGCACCGCCGATGCCGCCGGCAACCGACTCGGCGCCTCCACGCCGGGTCCGGCGCGCGAACGGAGCCTGCTGCGCCGGGTGTTCGCCGGCTGGTACGGGCGGCTGCTGACCGTCCTCGCGGCCGTCGCGGCCGCCGTCGCCGGCCGCATCGCGGGCGCCGCCCTGTGGCCCGACTCCTGGCTCGTGCCGATCGCGGAGCCCGTCAACCGGGCCGTCGCCTGGATGACCGCCCACCTCTACACCGGCGTCCCCGTCATCGGCGGCACCGCCGACTGGGCCGCCCGCTTCACCGGCTGGATCCTGGACCCGATGCGCACCGGACTGCAGGCCGCCCCCTGGTGGCTGCTCCTGCTGCTCGCCGGCGCGCTCGCCCTCCTCGTCGGCACCTGGCGCACCGCGCTCACCGCCGTCCTCGCCCTCGCCGCCATCGGCGTCCTCGGCGTCTGGGAGCCCTCCCTCGACACCCTCTCGCAGGTGCTGGCCGCCGTCGCCGTCACCCTCGTGCTCGGCTTCGCGATCTCCCTCGTCGCCGCCCGCAGCGCCCGCGCCCAGCGGCTGCTGCGCCCGGTGCTCGACGTGTGCCAGACCATGCCGCAGTTCGTCTACCTCATCCCCGTGGTCGCGCTGTTCGGCGTCGGGCGCGCCCCGGCCGCGGCCGCGGCGATCGTGTACGCGCTGCCCGCCGTCATCCGCATCACCACCCAGGGCCTGGGCGAAGTGAACCCGGCGGCCGTCGAGTCGGCCCGCTCCCTCGGCGCGACCCGCTCGCAGCTGCTGCGGCAGGTGCAACTGCCGCTCGCGCGGCCCGCCCTGCTGCTCGCCGTCAACCAGGCGGTGGTGCTGGTACTGGCCGTCGTCATCATCGGCGGACTCGTGGGCGGCGGCGCGCTCGGCTACGACGTCGTCCTCGGCCTCGCCCAGGGCGACCTCGCCACCGGTCTGGTCGCCGGCGCGTCGATCGTCTGCCTCGGCCTGCTGCTCGACCGCGTCACCCAGCCCGCGAAGGAGGCCTGAGATGCCCGCCCGACACCCCGGAACCGGCCGCACCCGCACGGTGGCCGCCGCCCTCGCCGCGGGCACGGCCCTCGCCGTGCTCACCGGCTGTGGCGCGGCGGACATGACGCGCCAGTCCTCCCCGTACGCCGCCGCGCGCGGCGCGAAGACCGTCACGCTCTCGGTCCAGTCCTGGGTCGGCGCGCAGGCGAACACCGCCGTCGCCTCCTACCTGCTCGAACACGAGCTGGGCTACCGCGTGGACACGGTCCAGGTCGACGAGGTCCCCGCCTGGGACGCGCTCAGCCAGGGCCGCGTCGACGCGATCCTGGAGGACTGGGGCCACCCCGAGCAGGAGAAGCGCTACGTCACGGACAAGAAGACCGTCACCCCGGGCGGCGACCTCGGGGTGACGGGCCACATCGGCTGGTTCGTCCCCACCTACTTCGCCGAGCGGCACCCCGACGTCACGGACTGGAAGAACCTGGACAGGTACGCGGACCAGCTGCGCACGCCCGAGAGCCGCGGCAAGGGCCAGCTGATGGACGGCTCGCCGTCGTACGTCACGAACGACAAGGCCCTGGTGAGGAACCTCGACCTGGACTACGAGGTCGTCTTCGCCGGGTCCGAGGCCGCGCAGATCACCCAGATCAAGCAGTTCGCCAAGGAGGGCAAGCCCTTCCTGACCTACTGGTACAAGCCGCAGTGGCTGTTCGAGCGGGTGCCGATGACGGAGGTGAAGCTGCCCGAGTACCAGCAGGGCTGCGACGCCGACCCGGAGAAGGTGGCCTGCGGCTATCCGCACACCCCGCTGCGGAAGTACCTGAACACGCGCTTCGCCGAGTCCGGGGGGAAGGCGGCCGCCTTCCTGAAGAAGTTCCACTGGACCGTGGAGGAGCAGAACGAGGTGTCGCTGATGATCGCGGAGGAGAAGCTGCCGCCGGAGCAGGCCGCCGAGAAGTGGGTCGAGCGCAACCGGGCGGTGTGGGAGCCGTGGACCGGCTGACCCGCTGACCTGCTGACCCGCGCACCTGCTGCGGGGACCGCACCTGACGCGGCCGAGGCCCGCCGCACCCGATCGGGTGCGGCGGGCCTCGGCCCTTGGGGCGGGTGCTACTCGGCGGAGATGTTCAGCAGCTTGTTGGGGGTGCCGCCGCTGGGGTTGGTGATCTTTCCGGCGGTGGCACCGGAGGTCAGGGCCTGCGCGACCTGGGCGGGCGTGGCGTCCTTGTGTCCGGCCAGGTAGAGGGCGGCGGCACCGACCACGTGCGGGGTCGCCATCGAGGTGCCGGAGATGGTCTTCGTGCCGGTGTCGCTGTCGTTCCAGGCCGAGGTGATGTCGGAGCCCGGGGCGTACAGGTCGACGACCGAACCGAAGTTGGAGAACGAGGACTGGGCGTCGTCCACGGTGCTGGACGCCACGGTGACGGCCTCGGGGACCCGCGAGGGCGAACCCTGGCCGGCGTCGGCCGACTCGTTGCCCGCCGCGACGGCGAAGGTGACGCCGGAGGCTATCGACCGGCGCACCGCCTCGTCGAGCGCCTCATCGGCGCCGCCGCCGAGGCTCATGTTGGCCACCGAGGGACCGCTGTGGTGCTGCGTGACCCAGTCGATGCCCGCCACGACCTGCTCGGTGGTGCCCGACCCGTTGTCGTCGAGGACACGGACGGCGACGACCTTGGCCTTCTTGGCCACCCCGTGGGAGGTGCCCGCGATGGTCCCGGCGACGTGCGTGCCGTGGCCGTTGCCGTCGTCCGCGCTGTCGTCGTTGTCCACGGCGTCGAAGCCGTGCTCGGCGCGGCCGCCGAAGTCCTTGTGGGTGATGCGCACACCGGTGTCGATGACGTAGGCCGTCACGCCGTCACCGCCCGCGTCCGGGTAGGTGTACTTCTCGTCGCCGGCCGTGTCGGCCTGGTCGATGCGGTCGAGACCCCAGGAAGGCGGATTCTCCTGCGTGGTGTTGATGGAGAACTTCTTGTTCTGGACGACCTTGCCCACGGTCGGTTCCGCCGCGAGGCGCTTGGCGTCCTGCTCCGAAAGGCCGGTCGCCGCGAAGCCGTTGACGGCCGAGCCGTACTCGCGGCTCACCTCGCCGCCGTACTTCTTGGCAAGTGCCTTCTTGTCCGCCGACTTGTCCAGGATGACGATGTAACTGCCGCTCAGCGCGCCGGGTGCGCCGAGGCCGTAGACCGTGCCCTCGGCCGGAGTGGCCGCACCGGCGAGGGGGGAGAGCAGCATGGTCACGCCCGCTACGGTCGCGGCTCCCGTGATCACGGCCACGATGCGGAATCCGCGGGAACCGGTGCGTGCGTGCTGGTGAGTTGACATGAAGAGGGTTCTCCTCGTGTTGACGTGTGGGGCGTCACAGCGTTGTCGCGCAAACCCTCCGGAGGCGAAAGATCTCCGGGAGTTGGTTCGAAACCCTGACCGATTCGCGGAGGTGATTCAAGGTCACATCGACTCTCGGGGATATTCAACAAGGTTTCTTAAAGGGAACTCCTCGTCCGCTCCCCGGGACGGTCACACTCTTCGAACCGTCTCCACGGGATGATCACTTCTCGTGTGCGTTCGCGAATGCCCGGGCGCGCCGACCGTGGGACCCTGGAACCCGGAACCGATCGTCGTCGGGCGGACGGGCATGGACGGCACAGACGGCAGGGACGCGGCCGCGGAAGCGGAAGCGACGGAGGGCGGCAGCAGGGCCACACGGTCCCGCCGCCGGTCGCCCGCGCTCACCTCCGGGCCGGTCTCCGCCCGGTCCCGGGCGGCCGCCGCGATCGTCCTGCTGCGGGACGGCACGGGCCCCGTGCCCGCCGCGGCCCGCCGCTCCGTCCGGGTCACCCTGGCCGCGTGCATCGGCTTCTACGGATTCCTCCACCTGCTGGACCGGCCGACCGCGGCGACGTACGCGCTCTTCGCGGCCGTCGCACTGGCCGCGCTGGCCCGGATCCCCGGAACCGGCCGCCAGCGGTCCGCCGAACTCGTCAGCGCCCTGCCCGTGGCCTGCGCCCTGGTGACCGTCGGCACCCTGCTCGCCGTCCGCACCTGGACCGCTGTGGCCGGCATGCTCCTCATCGGCTTCTGCCTGGCCTTCGGAGCGGCCGGCGGCCCCCGCCCGGCCGGCACCGCCCCCGGGCTCCAACTGCTCTACATCCTGCCCTGCTTCCCCCCGTACGCCCCCGGCGAACTCGGCGAGCGGCTGCTGGGCACCCTCACGGGGCTCGTCCTGCTGATCCTCGCCGAGGCGTTCGTCCTGCCCGACCCGCGCGTCCCCTCGTACCGCGACCGGGCCGCCGAGGCCGTCCGGGCCGCCGCCCGGTGCGCCGCCGTGCTGCGCGAGCCGCCGTACGCCCTGCCCACGGCCGTCTCCGCCCACGCCGCCGCGTCCGCCCAGGCGCTGCGGCCGTCCTCGGTCCCCGAAGCGGAGCGACCGGCCGGCCCCGGGGTGCGCGAACGCGCGCTGGCCCACACCGGGCTGGCCGCACGGACCCTGCTGTCCCGGCTGCGGGCCCTGCCCGCCCCGCGTCCGGGCACCCGGCCGGAGGCCGCGGAGCTGCGGCTGACCCGGTCGGTGGAGCGGGCCGCGCGCGAGACGGCCGCGCTCCTCGCCGCGGGCGCCACGGGGGAGGGGGCGGGAGGGGGAGAGGCGGCCCGCACGCTGCTGCGGGTGCGCGCCGAGAGCGCCGATCACGTGCCCTGCGCCCCCGCCGACCGTCGCAGGCACGCCGCCCTGCTGGAGGTGGCGGACGCGGCGCTGGTCCTCGGCACCGCCGCGGACATCGCCGTCCGGGGGCGCGGCGCCGTCGGGGACACGGACTTCGGACGCTTCTGGTACGCCCGCACCGGCACGCTCCGGCTGTGGTGGATCCGGCTCGTGGGCAACGCCGGTCCGCGGTCCGTCCACTTCCAGAACGCGGTGCGGATCAGCCTGGCGCTCGGCGTGGCCCGCGTCGTGGCCGGGCTCGACTCGCTGCCGCATGGCTTCTGGGCCATGCTCGCGGTCCTCTCGCTGACCCGGACCACGGCCGTCCAGACCCGCTCCACGGTCCGCACCGCACTGATCGGCACCTGCATGGGCGCCCTGGCCGCCGGCAGCGTGCTCGCCCTGGCCGGCGAGGCCAGCACGCTGTACGCGTACCTGCTGCCGCCGCTGATGCTGGTCGCCTTCACCGTGGGACCGGTGCGCGGCGTGGGCTGGGCCCAGGCCATGTTCACCCTGGTCGTCGCCGTGGTGTTCGCGCAACTGGCACCGGCCACCTGGCAGTTGGCGGAGGTCCGGTTCCTCGACGTACTGATCGGGAGCGTCATCGGCATCGTCTGCGGGCTGTTCGCGTGGCCCCGCGGGGCCCACGACGAGCTGGGGCGCGCGGTGGCCCGGCTGCTGCGGGCGGCCGCCGCCGATGTCGCGGCCACCACGAAGGCCGTCAGCTCCGGGGCCGGGCCCCTCCCGGACCGGGACGACGACCCCGGGGTCCAGCACGCGCTGGCGCTCGCCGAGACGGCGTACGCCCAGTACCAGGGGGAGGCCCAGCGGGCGGCCGGGCCGACGCCGGACTGGCAGGGCGCGCTCATGTCCGGCCACCACGTGCTGTGGGGCGCGCGGCGGGTGCTCACGGCCGCGGCCGACGGTTCGCCGCCGGACCCGCGGGCGGACGCCCGGCTCAGGGCGTACGGGGCCTGGGTCGCGGAGGGGTTCGCGCTGGCCGCGGCGCGCTTCGACGTACCCGAGGGGCCCCGGGCGGAGGCAGGACCGGTGGCCGGGTCGGTGGTCGGACCGGTGGCCGGGTCGGTGGTCGCGGGCGGCGAGGGCGGGCGGGTCTCCCGG
Above is a window of Streptomyces subrutilus DNA encoding:
- a CDS encoding FUSC family protein is translated as MDGTDGRDAAAEAEATEGGSRATRSRRRSPALTSGPVSARSRAAAAIVLLRDGTGPVPAAARRSVRVTLAACIGFYGFLHLLDRPTAATYALFAAVALAALARIPGTGRQRSAELVSALPVACALVTVGTLLAVRTWTAVAGMLLIGFCLAFGAAGGPRPAGTAPGLQLLYILPCFPPYAPGELGERLLGTLTGLVLLILAEAFVLPDPRVPSYRDRAAEAVRAAARCAAVLREPPYALPTAVSAHAAASAQALRPSSVPEAERPAGPGVRERALAHTGLAARTLLSRLRALPAPRPGTRPEAAELRLTRSVERAARETAALLAAGATGEGAGGGEAARTLLRVRAESADHVPCAPADRRRHAALLEVADAALVLGTAADIAVRGRGAVGDTDFGRFWYARTGTLRLWWIRLVGNAGPRSVHFQNAVRISLALGVARVVAGLDSLPHGFWAMLAVLSLTRTTAVQTRSTVRTALIGTCMGALAAGSVLALAGEASTLYAYLLPPLMLVAFTVGPVRGVGWAQAMFTLVVAVVFAQLAPATWQLAEVRFLDVLIGSVIGIVCGLFAWPRGAHDELGRAVARLLRAAAADVAATTKAVSSGAGPLPDRDDDPGVQHALALAETAYAQYQGEAQRAAGPTPDWQGALMSGHHVLWGARRVLTAAADGSPPDPRADARLRAYGAWVAEGFALAAARFDVPEGPRAEAGPVAGSVVGPVAGSVVAGGEGGRVSRGGGAGAGGPQASDSDLDAPPLFFTTTTWLDSLTVDLTRMAAAHAVEGPVPRAVPGSAPGHRARSRGSAPPGPDA